In Solirubrobacterales bacterium, one genomic interval encodes:
- the arsJ gene encoding organoarsenical effux MFS transporter ArsJ: MLVLFYFYQLGYTPFEVASLFLFYEIFGIVTNLVGGWVAARLGLKTTLFSGLSIQIVALAMLGMAPETWLVVPYVMVSQALSGIAKDLTKMSSKSAVKLVVPEDSESSLFKWVAILTGSKNALKGVGFFIGGLLLTLVGFQTGMLILVAMIAATLITTALLMHGGLGETDGAAKFRHMFSNNRSINVLAAARVFLFASRDVWFVVGLPVYLRTVLDWSFWEVGTFLAIWVIGYGIVQASAPTFMNRRAKEKGQLPDGRTATWLAFVLAAFPAAIALALTANVDPATVLIIGLIAFGVIFAMNSAVHSYLVLSYADNDKVAMNVGFYYMANAGGRLMGTVLSGALYQWYGLTGCLWASVIFVLVAAALSLLLPRGRRSHPRQLRMLRRPISSVPPQQL; the protein is encoded by the coding sequence CCCGGCTGGGACTGAAGACCACTCTTTTCTCTGGACTCTCGATCCAGATCGTGGCACTGGCGATGCTGGGCATGGCCCCGGAGACCTGGCTGGTGGTGCCATACGTGATGGTTTCCCAAGCTCTCTCGGGGATTGCCAAGGATCTGACCAAGATGAGCTCCAAGAGCGCGGTCAAACTGGTCGTGCCCGAGGACTCGGAGTCCTCGCTCTTCAAATGGGTGGCGATCCTCACCGGCTCGAAGAACGCGTTGAAAGGCGTCGGCTTCTTCATCGGAGGGCTCCTGCTCACCCTGGTCGGCTTCCAGACCGGGATGCTCATCCTGGTCGCGATGATCGCGGCCACGCTGATCACGACCGCGCTACTGATGCACGGCGGACTCGGCGAGACCGACGGCGCCGCGAAGTTCCGGCACATGTTCTCCAACAACCGCTCGATCAATGTGCTGGCCGCGGCGAGAGTCTTCCTGTTCGCCTCGCGGGACGTCTGGTTCGTGGTCGGACTGCCGGTCTACCTCCGGACGGTGCTGGATTGGAGCTTCTGGGAGGTCGGCACCTTCCTCGCGATCTGGGTGATCGGCTACGGCATCGTCCAGGCATCCGCTCCGACCTTCATGAACCGTCGAGCCAAGGAGAAGGGTCAGTTGCCCGACGGCAGGACGGCGACCTGGCTTGCTTTCGTGCTCGCCGCATTTCCGGCGGCGATCGCCCTCGCCCTCACCGCCAACGTCGATCCTGCCACCGTCCTGATCATCGGCCTGATTGCCTTCGGAGTCATATTTGCGATGAACTCGGCGGTCCACTCCTACCTGGTGCTCTCCTACGCCGACAACGACAAGGTCGCGATGAATGTCGGCTTCTATTACATGGCAAACGCGGGCGGCCGACTGATGGGAACGGTGCTTTCCGGCGCGCTCTACCAGTGGTACGGGCTCACCGGCTGCCTCTGGGCATCGGTGATCTTCGTCCTCGTGGCCGCCGCGCTCTCCCTCCTGCTGCCCCGCGGACGACGGTCGCATCCACGGCAGCTCCGGATGCTCAGGAGGCCGATTTCTTCAGTGCCTCCACAGCAGCTCTGA
- a CDS encoding fenitrothion hydrolase, which produces MILLGTIVYSGLNGTEAPDRNFALTFVFVTVWLGFPVLSVLLGDVFRAFSPWRFVGRLAGGLLTLCLRRPAPHLAYPERLGRWPAAVGLVAFVWLEIIYGSTGASVTLSPEVVAQATVLYSIYTFVMMGIFGVERWNSRGEFFSVYFNMFSELSIFEVRDRRLGRRAVFSGASSWAKIPGSLAVVVSAIGVTTFDGAQEGAMKSPIEWLQDRFSDLGFGITEAVRGGDTVFLLLSIGFVAAIYLAGVRGMRRVPGAPSFSTLRGRFAHTLIPIALAYLIAHYFSLFVFQEQAQFTFLLSDPLGDGANLFGTANSGIDYTVLSANAVWYVQLGALVTGHVLGLVLAHDRAVFVWTDYRMAARSQYWMLAVMIAFTSLGLYLLSVANQ; this is translated from the coding sequence GTGATCCTGCTCGGCACGATCGTCTATTCCGGGCTGAACGGAACCGAGGCGCCGGATCGGAACTTCGCGCTGACCTTCGTCTTCGTGACCGTTTGGCTGGGGTTCCCGGTCCTCAGCGTGCTGCTCGGAGATGTGTTTCGGGCGTTCTCGCCTTGGCGGTTCGTGGGCAGGCTGGCCGGTGGTTTGTTGACTCTTTGCCTGCGTCGACCGGCGCCGCATCTCGCCTATCCCGAAAGGCTGGGACGCTGGCCCGCTGCGGTAGGCCTCGTGGCGTTTGTCTGGTTGGAGATCATCTACGGATCGACCGGCGCATCGGTGACACTCTCACCCGAGGTGGTCGCCCAGGCAACGGTCCTCTATTCGATCTACACGTTCGTGATGATGGGGATCTTCGGGGTCGAGAGATGGAACTCGAGGGGAGAGTTCTTCTCGGTCTACTTCAACATGTTCTCCGAGCTGTCGATCTTCGAGGTGCGGGATCGAAGGCTCGGTCGGCGGGCCGTGTTCTCGGGGGCGAGCAGTTGGGCCAAGATCCCAGGTTCGCTGGCCGTGGTCGTGTCTGCGATCGGAGTCACTACGTTCGACGGCGCTCAGGAGGGAGCGATGAAGAGCCCGATCGAATGGCTGCAGGACAGATTCAGCGATCTGGGGTTCGGGATCACCGAAGCCGTCCGCGGGGGAGACACCGTGTTCCTTCTTCTGTCAATCGGTTTCGTGGCCGCGATCTACCTCGCCGGGGTCAGGGGGATGCGTCGAGTTCCCGGCGCACCTTCATTCTCGACGTTGCGCGGACGATTCGCCCACACCCTGATCCCGATCGCGCTCGCCTATCTCATCGCGCACTACTTCAGCCTGTTCGTGTTCCAGGAACAGGCCCAGTTCACGTTCCTTTTGTCGGACCCGCTTGGTGATGGTGCCAACCTGTTCGGCACAGCCAACTCAGGCATCGACTACACCGTGCTCAGCGCCAATGCCGTCTGGTACGTCCAACTGGGCGCTCTGGTCACCGGGCATGTACTCGGACTCGTGCTGGCGCACGATCGCGCCGTGTTCGTCTGGACGGATTACCGCATGGCGGCGAGGTCGCAGTACTGGATGCTGGCGGTGATGATCGCGTTCACGAGCCTCGGTCTCTATCTGCTGTCGGTGGCAAATCAATGA